In the genome of Clostridia bacterium, the window ACTTGCCGTGGTCGATGTGGGCGATTATGCAGAAGTTTCTGATCTTGCTCTTATCCATCGGATAAGCTCTCCTTTACGGGAGTATTTCGGCGCGTCAGGCGGTCTCGATGGAGTTGGCCTCCTGGAGCTTCAGCAGCTCCACCGCCTGCTCGCGCATCTTATATTTGAGTATCTTGCCGGCGGCGTTCATCGGGAAGCTGTCTACGAAGACGACGTAGCTCGGCGTCTTGTGCTTCGCCATGTGGGTGCGGACGTAGTCCTTGATCTCCTCGGCGTCGGCGGTCTCACCCTCCTTGAGGATGACGCAGGCCATTATCTCCTCGCCGTAGTCCTTGCTCGGAACGCCGATGACCTGCACGTCGCTCACCTTCGGGTGAGTGTAGATAAAGTCCTCGATCTCCTTCGGGTAGATGTTCTCGCCGCCGCGGATGATCATATCCTTTATGCGGCCGGTGATCTTGTAGTTGCCGTCGGGCAGCTTGCGGGCGAGGTCGCCGGTGTGGAGCCAGCCGTCCTCGTCGATCGCCGCGGCGGTCGCCTGCGGCATCTTGTAGTAGCCCTTCATTATGTTGTAGCCGCGCGCAACGAATTCGCCGTCGACTCCGACGGGCACTTCCTTGTTCGTTTCCGGATCGACTATGCGGCAGGAAACGCCGTAGATGTCGCCGCCGACGGTGTTTACGCGCGTTTCGATGCTGTCGGTCGTCTTGCTCATCGTGCAGGCGGGGGAGGCCTCGGTCTGCCCGTAGGTGATGCAGATCTCGGGCATGTGCATCTTTTCGATTACCTCGCGCATGACTTTTATCGGGCAGGGGCTGCCCGCCATGATCCCGGTGCGCATATGTGAGAAGTCGGTGGTCGGGAAGTCCGGGTGCGCGAGCATCGTTATGAACATCGTCGGCACGCCGTGGAAAGCGGTTATCTTCTCCTTGTTGATGCAGTTGAGTCCCTTCCGCGGCGAGAACGCCGGTATCGGCGACATCGTGACGCCGTGGGTGACGCTCGCGGTCATCGCCAGCACCATGCCGAAGCAGTGGAACATCGGCACCTGTATCATCATTCTGTCGGCGGTGGAGAGGTCCATGCAGTCGCCGATCGCCTTGCCGTTGTTGACTATGTTGTAGTGGGTGAGCATAACGCCCTTCGGGAAGCCAGTCGTGCCGGAGGTGTACTGCATATTGCAGACGTCGTCCTTGTGGACGGCGGCGGCGCGGCGGAACACTTCGGAAACGGAGACCTGCTCGGAGAGCGCGTTCGCCTCCTCCCAAGTATAGCACCCTTTCATCGAATAATCAACCGTAATTATGTTGCGCAGGAAGGGGAGGCGGCGTGCGTGCAGCGGCTTGCCATTCTCGTGATTTTCAAGCTCGGGGCAGAGCTCGCGGATTATTCCCGCGTAGTCGCAGTCCTTCATCGATTCGATCATGACGAGGGTGTGTGTGTCGGACTGGCGCAGCAGGTATTCGATCTCGTGTATCTTGTAGGCGGTGTTGACCGTGACGAGCACGGCGCCGATCTTTACCGTCGCCCAGAAGGTGATATACCACTGCGGAACGTTCGTCGCCCATATCGCGACGTGGTCACCCGGTTTGACTCCGAGCGCGATCAGCGCGCGCGCGAAGGTGTCGACGTCCTCGCGGAACTCGGGGTAGGTGCGCGTGTAGTCGCATTCGGTGTAGCGGAAGGCGTACTGCTCCGGGAACTCCTCGCAGATGCGGTCGAGCACCTGCGGGAAGGTCAGGTCTATCAGCGTTTCCTTAGGCCAGATATACTTGCCGGCGTGGCGGTTGTCGTCCTGAAGGCGGCCGGTGACGCCCGCGCCGTCCATATACTGCGACATGAAGTTGGCGAAGTGCGGGAAGACGATGCCCGCGTCGCTCAAGTACGGCGCGTAACGCTTCAGCCATTCCAGCGAGATGTAGCCCTCGTAGTTGACCGAGCGCAGCGCGAGCATTATATCCTCGATCGGCAGGTCGCCCTCGCCCATCAGGCGGTATTCGACCTTGCCGTCGACCATGACGGAGTCCTTTATGTGGGTGTGCTTGATGAAGGCGCCGAGGTTCTGCACCGTCGTTTCGGGGCTTTCGCCGAAGAAGCGGTAGGGGTGGTGGATATCCCACAGAGCGCCGACGTTGTCGCTCTCGATCCGCGCAAGCAGGCGCGTCAGGCGCGCGGTGTCGGCGTAAACGCCGTTCGTTTCGACCAGCAGCGTTACGCCCTTTTCCTCCGCCAGCGGTATAAGTTCGGTCAGCGCGGAGAGCACGACTTCGTCGTCGACCTCGCCGTCGGGGAACGCCTTTTCGTCGCCGAGTATGCGGATATAGGGGCAGCCGAGCCGTCCGGCGAGCTCGATATACTGAGTCAGCTCGTTTATCGCTTCCTCGCGGCGCTCGGGATATTTCAGCGCGCAGCCGGAGGAGATGCAGCATATCTCCAGCCGCAGCTTTTTCAGCTGCTCGATAGTCGCGTCGACGTTTTCGGCGCGGAAGGGCTTTGCGTTGACCGAGAAGATGTCCGCGCCGAGCCCGCGCAGCTCGATTCCCGCGAAGCCGAAGTCCTTCGCCGTCGAGCAGATGTCCGACCAGTCGAAGTCGGGGCATCCGAGCGTTGAGAATGAGAGTTTCATAATGATCAATCCTTTCCGGAGGGATAGAAGGCTTGCCGTGACCGGTCTAACAAAAAACGCTTTCATCCCTTATCATAAGAGACGAAAGCGCAGCTTCCGCGGTACCACTCTTATTGACGGCTTCTGCCGCCCGCTCAGGCCATACAGCCGTACCGCTGTAACGGGCGGACCCGACCGGCTTTACTCGGCTTTCGCCTTTCGTCCGGCGGCTCGGGAGCGAGCGCGGAAAAACGCGCCGTGCCGCCTCGCACCTTCCGGCGGCTCTCTGTAACGGTTCTGCGTGTTCCTTTTTCTCCGTCGTTGCCTTTTATAATAAAAGGATGATAGCAGAAAAACTCCCGCTTGTCAAGCGTTTTTTGCGTTTGGGCGCGCAAAACGGGGAATTTGCTCCCGCTATTGATTTTTTGTCGGAAGTTTGTTATAATAACTATCTATGAAACAACGGGGCGGAGGTGACGCCGGTGAAAGTTATGCGAAGGCTCATAGCGCTGATTGCGGTGCTTTCTCTGTTTGCCGCGCTCTGCGGCTGCGGGAAGGCGGCGGAGCCGGCTTCGTCCGCGCCCGCTTCGGAGCCGGAGAGCAACTCGGGCTTTTGGGTCGACCCCTCCTATACCGTCGACGCCGAAGGCGAACTGCCCGAGGTGCCGGACGGCTTCCTGCGCAAGGCTATGGAGGCGTATTCCTGGTTCGAGCTGAATCTGCTCGGCTGGATCTATGACGTTCCGGCGAAGCATACCGAAAACGCCTATCTCGTTGAGGATGAGCAGTTCCGCAGATACGACGACTTCCGCGATTATCTGCTCGGGATATTCAGCCCCGCGATAGTCAACGAGCTGCTTTCCCGCGGTTACTACGTTGAAGAAGACGGATATCTTTACACGCGGCACTTCCCGCGCGGCGCGGACAAGGCGGTCATAGATACGGATTTCGGCGAAGGCGAGATCGTCGGCAGGAAGCTGATATACAAGGTGGACGTTACCTTCGGCGATATGCAGACGCTCGAGCCGATCCGCAGCGAGACCTTCACCTTCGTCGCGGAGCCGGTGAACGGCAGGTTCGTCTTCACCGAGTTCCCTTACTTTTATTGATTCAGGAGGCGTGACGCTATGAAGAATACCAAGAAGCTTATATCCGCGCTGCTGCTTTGTGCTCTGCTTCTGTCGACGCTCGCGC includes:
- a CDS encoding AMP-binding protein, producing the protein MKLSFSTLGCPDFDWSDICSTAKDFGFAGIELRGLGADIFSVNAKPFRAENVDATIEQLKKLRLEICCISSGCALKYPERREEAINELTQYIELAGRLGCPYIRILGDEKAFPDGEVDDEVVLSALTELIPLAEEKGVTLLVETNGVYADTARLTRLLARIESDNVGALWDIHHPYRFFGESPETTVQNLGAFIKHTHIKDSVMVDGKVEYRLMGEGDLPIEDIMLALRSVNYEGYISLEWLKRYAPYLSDAGIVFPHFANFMSQYMDGAGVTGRLQDDNRHAGKYIWPKETLIDLTFPQVLDRICEEFPEQYAFRYTECDYTRTYPEFREDVDTFARALIALGVKPGDHVAIWATNVPQWYITFWATVKIGAVLVTVNTAYKIHEIEYLLRQSDTHTLVMIESMKDCDYAGIIRELCPELENHENGKPLHARRLPFLRNIITVDYSMKGCYTWEEANALSEQVSVSEVFRRAAAVHKDDVCNMQYTSGTTGFPKGVMLTHYNIVNNGKAIGDCMDLSTADRMMIQVPMFHCFGMVLAMTASVTHGVTMSPIPAFSPRKGLNCINKEKITAFHGVPTMFITMLAHPDFPTTDFSHMRTGIMAGSPCPIKVMREVIEKMHMPEICITYGQTEASPACTMSKTTDSIETRVNTVGGDIYGVSCRIVDPETNKEVPVGVDGEFVARGYNIMKGYYKMPQATAAAIDEDGWLHTGDLARKLPDGNYKITGRIKDMIIRGGENIYPKEIEDFIYTHPKVSDVQVIGVPSKDYGEEIMACVILKEGETADAEEIKDYVRTHMAKHKTPSYVVFVDSFPMNAAGKILKYKMREQAVELLKLQEANSIETA